A single window of Kitasatospora sp. HUAS MG31 DNA harbors:
- the mpaD gene encoding daptide-type RiPP biosynthesis aminotransferase, translated as MNALWPSLLAPSRHGRDDLCAVSAQGVRVRLADGRELLCGSSGLWNTALGYGNEHIADAIARAVRDASYLSVFRYENGYARRAAEALVELSGGDHFSRVLFSTSGGAANDLAMKLARQLHALRGEPRRTLVVGLRTGYHGLTFGGFALSGDDMGQRMYGVDQRLVRHIGPNAVDELHALFARQGGQIAAVVVEPVLGNGAVPLDEGFLAELLRLREEHGFLLVADEVATGFARTGPYFASSRWPRQPDLLILSKGLTNGTCAAAAVLVARGVDAVFTDADAVFVHAETQAGTPMTCAAILATLEEMRRLDAEALSRRLSARLDTALASLGDRLPRLTVTGGVGCFRYLGFTAPDGGPLTAEDVTGLVAAVREAGAIVHPGPQGVQLIPALTYTDEDLDELLDCVVRGAEAFFATLAAPAGGGR; from the coding sequence GTGAACGCCCTGTGGCCCTCGCTGCTCGCCCCGAGCCGGCACGGCCGTGACGACCTGTGCGCGGTCTCGGCCCAGGGGGTGCGGGTACGCCTCGCGGACGGCCGCGAACTGCTCTGCGGCTCCAGTGGCCTGTGGAACACCGCACTCGGCTACGGCAACGAGCACATCGCCGACGCCATCGCCCGGGCGGTCCGCGACGCCTCGTACCTGAGCGTGTTCCGCTACGAGAACGGCTACGCCCGCCGGGCCGCCGAGGCCCTGGTCGAGCTGTCCGGCGGCGACCACTTCAGCCGGGTGCTGTTCTCCACCTCCGGCGGTGCGGCCAACGACCTGGCGATGAAGCTCGCCCGCCAGCTGCACGCCCTGCGCGGCGAGCCGCGGCGCACCCTGGTCGTCGGCCTCCGGACCGGCTACCACGGCCTCACCTTCGGCGGCTTCGCGCTCTCCGGTGACGACATGGGGCAGCGGATGTACGGGGTGGACCAGCGACTGGTCCGCCACATCGGCCCCAACGCGGTGGACGAGCTGCACGCGCTGTTCGCCCGTCAGGGCGGGCAGATCGCCGCCGTGGTCGTCGAACCGGTGCTGGGCAACGGCGCGGTGCCGCTCGACGAGGGGTTCCTCGCGGAGCTGCTGCGGCTGCGCGAGGAGCACGGCTTCCTGCTGGTCGCCGACGAGGTCGCCACCGGCTTCGCCCGGACCGGCCCCTACTTCGCCTCCAGCCGGTGGCCCCGGCAGCCGGATCTCCTGATCCTCTCCAAGGGGCTGACCAACGGCACCTGTGCCGCCGCCGCGGTCCTGGTCGCCCGCGGGGTCGACGCGGTCTTCACCGACGCCGACGCGGTGTTCGTCCACGCCGAGACCCAGGCCGGCACGCCGATGACCTGCGCGGCGATCCTGGCCACGCTGGAGGAGATGCGGCGGCTGGACGCGGAGGCCCTCAGCCGCCGCCTGTCCGCCCGGCTGGACACCGCTCTGGCGTCCCTCGGCGACCGGCTGCCCCGGCTGACCGTGACCGGGGGCGTCGGCTGCTTCCGCTACCTCGGCTTCACCGCCCCGGACGGCGGGCCGCTGACCGCGGAGGACGTCACCGGCCTGGTGGCGGCCGTCCGGGAGGCCGGTGCGATCGTCCATCCCGGCCCGCAGGGCGTCCAGCTCATCCCCGCGCTCACCTACACCGACGAGGACCTGGACGAGCTGCTGGACTGCGTCGTCCGCGGCGCCGAGGCGTTCTTCGCCACCCTCGCCGCACCGGCGGGAGGGGGCCGGTGA
- the mpaC gene encoding daptide-type RiPP biosynthesis dehydogenase — protein sequence MTGGWQQPTRVLYGAAEFTDWAARRASGTGTVLLVDARLTGSAITALVSRALPVLEVVPLDGPGGLESVVELADRLRHGPGRLVAAVGGGSLLDQAKLATTLAGDPGALPRLTAPQRSGLVLLPGEGARRLPLLAVPTTLGTGAEVSRVACLHTERGKRLVAGRSLAPELAVLDPLATAGLPAELVVEGVLEALFRVAGVYAGDARDRPGEDALALTVADQLLVLGYRAVGDGPDEQVRGAVARLSALTHSDWLQQDRDPFALRGWYLANELSTALGVRKMTAVAALLPALFRRTAAGDRRLGSAERLERLWQGLRSAAPRPLPADPSAGIAALLEHWGVGHRLTADPADLDAIAQRTVRTWGAGLPALGGLTLDDVRAVLGEAVRPPGPGAP from the coding sequence GTGACCGGCGGATGGCAGCAGCCCACCCGCGTGCTGTACGGCGCGGCGGAGTTCACCGACTGGGCGGCCCGGCGGGCGTCCGGGACCGGCACGGTCCTGCTGGTGGACGCCCGGCTCACCGGGAGCGCGATCACCGCGCTGGTCTCCCGGGCCCTGCCGGTCCTCGAGGTCGTCCCGCTGGACGGGCCGGGCGGTCTGGAGTCCGTGGTCGAGCTCGCCGACCGCCTGCGGCACGGCCCCGGCCGGCTGGTCGCCGCCGTCGGCGGGGGGAGCCTGCTGGACCAGGCGAAGCTGGCGACCACCCTGGCGGGCGACCCCGGGGCGCTCCCCCGGCTGACCGCTCCGCAGCGCAGTGGGCTGGTCCTGCTGCCCGGGGAGGGGGCCCGGCGGCTGCCGCTGCTCGCCGTTCCCACCACGCTCGGCACCGGCGCGGAGGTCAGTCGCGTCGCCTGTCTGCACACGGAGCGGGGCAAGCGGCTGGTGGCGGGCCGTTCGCTGGCCCCGGAGCTCGCCGTCCTCGATCCGCTGGCCACGGCCGGACTGCCCGCCGAACTCGTCGTCGAGGGCGTCCTGGAGGCGCTGTTCCGGGTGGCCGGGGTCTACGCGGGCGACGCACGGGACCGTCCGGGTGAGGACGCCCTCGCCCTGACGGTCGCCGACCAGCTCCTCGTCCTGGGCTACCGGGCGGTCGGCGACGGCCCGGACGAGCAGGTCCGCGGCGCGGTCGCCCGGCTCAGTGCGCTGACCCACAGCGACTGGCTGCAGCAGGACCGCGATCCCTTCGCCCTGCGGGGCTGGTACCTCGCCAACGAGCTGTCCACCGCCCTCGGCGTCCGCAAGATGACGGCCGTCGCGGCCCTGCTCCCGGCGCTGTTCCGGCGGACGGCCGCGGGCGACCGGCGACTGGGCTCGGCCGAACGGCTCGAACGGCTGTGGCAGGGGCTGCGGTCCGCCGCGCCGCGGCCGCTGCCCGCCGATCCGTCGGCCGGCATCGCCGCTCTGCTGGAGCACTGGGGCGTCGGGCACCGGCTGACCGCGGACCCCGCCGACCTGGACGCGATCGCGCAGCGCACGGTCCGCACCTGGGGAGCGGGCCTGCCCGCCCTGGGCGGCCTGACGCTCGACGACGTCAGGGCCGTACTCGGCGAGGCCGTGCGCCCGCCCGGGCCCGGAGCACCCTGA
- the mpaP gene encoding daptide biosynthesis intramembrane metalloprotease — translation MTSDTALAPQEADGPGGEHIRRPRLADRVSVHPPIGRDAPWIIERGGSYLRVGADLARLAQAADGTRGHEELAAVLGPRWTPALVDTAVRRLVTAKVFHGGATDRDAPRRVPRVKIVPPLTVQLTVVHPQRLLSGVLPAMALLGLKRWGVIGALLAAGGLAALAGLAPELSGVLGRPLPPSVYAGVFVAMLLASALHELSHAAVLAYYGGRPSRMGVMLFYLSPAFFCDVSDGWRLPGNEQRVRVALAGIATQWVVAGSAALAALVPPPGRWQDGLLLFAATCYLGGAINLLPAVRLDGYLALMSHLDIPHLRDRAMTDARHRIARLLYGGRYRPELPRLRWAVPFGLACMAAPVFIVIPTLGTFASLLQRTGITGAVLMLCASGYLTWLLVRGAVRTAGAARAAGAARWRIALSATALTAAVVCALLFVRVPWTVAGGYTVRDDGRVELLLPPEADRSALHAGTAVHLYRAGLTGHTPTGEAVLGSERSTATTAPLSAFVPVSGTRLTLPAAAYPLTTAEPPAERTGSARLTLGERPLARWLYDTYLAPCWR, via the coding sequence TTGACCAGCGATACGGCCCTCGCCCCGCAGGAGGCCGACGGACCGGGCGGCGAGCACATCCGCCGCCCCCGGCTTGCCGACCGCGTGTCCGTCCATCCGCCGATCGGCCGGGACGCGCCGTGGATCATCGAACGCGGCGGGAGCTACCTGCGGGTGGGCGCGGACCTGGCGCGGCTGGCCCAGGCCGCCGACGGCACCCGCGGACACGAGGAACTGGCCGCCGTCCTGGGCCCCCGCTGGACCCCCGCCCTGGTGGACACGGCGGTGCGCCGACTGGTCACGGCCAAGGTGTTCCACGGCGGCGCCACGGACCGCGACGCACCCCGGCGGGTTCCCCGGGTGAAGATCGTGCCGCCGCTGACCGTGCAGCTGACCGTCGTCCACCCGCAGCGGCTGCTGTCCGGCGTCCTTCCGGCCATGGCCCTGCTGGGGCTGAAGCGGTGGGGCGTCATCGGCGCGCTCCTCGCCGCCGGCGGCCTGGCGGCGCTGGCGGGGCTCGCCCCCGAACTGTCCGGGGTCCTCGGACGCCCCCTGCCGCCGAGCGTGTACGCCGGCGTCTTCGTCGCCATGCTCCTCGCCAGCGCCCTGCACGAGCTGAGCCACGCGGCGGTCCTCGCCTACTACGGCGGACGGCCGAGCCGCATGGGCGTGATGCTCTTCTACCTGTCGCCCGCCTTCTTCTGCGACGTCTCCGACGGCTGGCGGCTGCCCGGCAACGAGCAGCGCGTCCGGGTCGCCCTGGCCGGTATCGCCACCCAGTGGGTCGTCGCCGGCTCCGCGGCGCTGGCCGCGCTCGTCCCGCCGCCGGGCCGGTGGCAGGACGGGCTGCTGCTGTTCGCCGCGACCTGCTACCTCGGCGGGGCGATCAACCTGCTGCCGGCGGTCCGGCTGGACGGCTACCTGGCGCTGATGAGCCACCTGGACATCCCGCACCTGCGCGACCGGGCGATGACCGACGCCCGCCACCGGATCGCCCGGCTGCTCTACGGCGGCCGCTACCGGCCGGAGCTGCCGCGGCTGCGGTGGGCCGTCCCGTTCGGCCTCGCCTGCATGGCCGCCCCCGTGTTCATCGTGATCCCGACGCTGGGCACCTTCGCCTCGCTGCTCCAGCGGACGGGCATCACCGGAGCGGTCCTGATGCTGTGTGCGTCGGGCTACCTGACCTGGCTGCTGGTGCGCGGCGCGGTGCGCACGGCCGGTGCGGCCCGCGCGGCCGGCGCCGCCCGGTGGCGGATCGCCCTGTCGGCCACCGCGCTCACCGCCGCCGTGGTCTGCGCCCTGCTGTTCGTCCGCGTGCCCTGGACCGTGGCCGGCGGGTACACCGTCCGGGACGACGGGCGGGTGGAACTGCTCCTGCCGCCCGAGGCCGACCGTTCCGCCCTCCACGCGGGAACGGCCGTCCACCTCTACCGCGCCGGACTGACCGGACACACCCCGACCGGCGAGGCCGTGCTCGGGTCCGAGCGGAGCACGGCCACCACCGCACCGCTCTCGGCCTTCGTCCCCGTGTCCGGCACCCGCCTGACGCTGCCCGCCGCCGCCTACCCGCTCACCACCGCCGAGCCCCCGGCGGAGCGGACCGGCAGCGCCCGACTCACGCTGGGGGAACGCCCGTTGGCCCGCTGGCTGTACGACACCTACCTGGCGCCCTGCTGGCGCTGA
- the lanKC gene encoding class III lanthionine synthetase LanKC, translating to MYLHYLQHCQPDSPYFDLPSQDRAAGDYPAARDRLPDGWSRDLNPHWSFHAPHGCRLPSQGWKIHVSTVPDRAEAVLAVVRAFCEAGRIPFKFIRNPHVLTDRNSKYGDRGSSGKFITVYPLDEEQFATVLTELGELLDGEPGPYILSDLRWREGPLYVRYGGFVLRTVTDARGRQVPCIEDQDGRLVPDRRGPGFHPPAWVTLPECLAEAVAARSAGTTRGLPFAVRKALHFSNGGGVYEATELATGRTVLVKEARPLAGLDGRGTDAVARLEQECWALRTLAGIPAVPELIDYRKGHEHYYLTRELVDGTALTHGGGTANPWAEGTLDDAGARRYTAWALDILEQTERTLDAMHDRGVVFGDLHPGNVLVRPDGTVAFIDLETATPIDAAAPQVIGVPGFRAPAHYRGTALDRHALGCLRMALFAPMTVLLDHAPEKLDRLLALITARFPVPADFERQVRRDLAGGPDGPDAGPGAGPGAEPGVTGTRPRTRPAPEEPAQPSAATWPALRDAVAGGILGSATPERTDRLFPGDVEQFTVPGGGAAFAHGAAGVLWALAETGVDVPDAHVRWLEGAAHAPAEPRLGFYDGLTGIAFALHRLGRTDRARDLLERVLTSGLDHLDHSLSAGRAGVGLALLHFARCTGEQELLVRARDLGDRLAGGVTGASRPGLLHGRSGVALFLLRLAEETGDDSLLTAAAEALHQDFADLGLTGPEPETGIESGSAARRVPYLGAGGAGAALVADRLLPRLPDPDPRLTRALDRSRTALTTEFHPRVGLFTGRAGIVLALQRLQRGTPEDTEALRRHLAAFDWHAVHTGQHTEFLGELALRRSNDLGTGSAGVLLALGAALGSGGTTLPFLESPR from the coding sequence GTGTACCTCCACTACCTCCAGCACTGCCAACCGGACAGCCCGTACTTCGACCTCCCGTCCCAGGACCGCGCGGCGGGCGACTACCCCGCCGCCCGCGATCGGCTGCCCGACGGCTGGAGCCGTGACCTCAACCCCCACTGGTCCTTCCACGCCCCCCACGGCTGCCGGCTCCCGTCCCAGGGGTGGAAGATCCACGTCTCGACGGTGCCGGACCGGGCCGAGGCGGTGCTGGCGGTCGTCCGCGCCTTCTGCGAGGCCGGGCGGATCCCCTTCAAGTTCATCCGCAACCCGCACGTCCTCACGGACCGCAACAGCAAGTACGGGGACCGCGGCAGCAGCGGCAAGTTCATCACCGTCTACCCGCTCGACGAGGAGCAGTTCGCGACCGTCCTCACCGAACTCGGCGAGCTGCTCGACGGCGAGCCCGGGCCCTACATCCTCAGCGACCTGCGCTGGCGCGAGGGCCCGCTGTACGTGCGCTACGGCGGCTTCGTCCTGCGGACCGTCACCGACGCCCGCGGCCGGCAGGTCCCCTGCATCGAGGACCAGGACGGCCGGCTGGTGCCCGACCGGCGCGGCCCCGGCTTCCACCCGCCCGCCTGGGTGACCCTGCCGGAGTGCCTCGCCGAGGCCGTGGCCGCCCGCAGCGCCGGCACCACCCGCGGCCTGCCCTTCGCGGTGCGCAAGGCCCTGCACTTCTCCAACGGCGGCGGGGTTTACGAGGCGACGGAACTGGCGACCGGCCGCACCGTCCTCGTCAAGGAGGCCCGGCCGCTGGCCGGCCTGGACGGCCGGGGGACGGACGCGGTCGCCCGGCTGGAGCAGGAGTGCTGGGCCCTGCGGACACTGGCCGGGATCCCGGCCGTGCCGGAGCTCATCGACTACCGCAAGGGCCACGAGCACTACTACCTCACCCGTGAACTCGTCGACGGGACCGCGCTGACCCACGGCGGCGGCACGGCCAACCCCTGGGCGGAGGGCACCCTCGACGACGCCGGCGCCCGCCGGTACACCGCCTGGGCGCTCGACATCCTGGAGCAGACCGAGCGGACGCTGGACGCCATGCACGACCGCGGCGTCGTCTTCGGTGACCTGCACCCCGGGAACGTCCTCGTCCGGCCCGACGGGACCGTCGCGTTCATCGACCTGGAGACCGCCACGCCGATCGATGCCGCGGCACCCCAGGTCATCGGCGTCCCCGGGTTCCGAGCCCCGGCCCACTACCGCGGTACGGCGCTGGACCGCCACGCCCTGGGCTGCCTGCGGATGGCCCTCTTCGCCCCGATGACCGTCCTGCTCGACCACGCGCCGGAGAAGCTGGACCGGCTCCTCGCCCTCATCACGGCCCGCTTCCCGGTCCCCGCCGACTTCGAGCGGCAGGTGCGCCGTGACCTCGCCGGCGGGCCGGACGGACCGGACGCCGGACCGGGTGCCGGACCAGGTGCCGAACCCGGTGTGACCGGGACCCGGCCCCGGACCCGGCCGGCACCCGAGGAGCCGGCGCAGCCCTCGGCGGCGACCTGGCCCGCACTCCGGGACGCCGTCGCCGGCGGCATCCTCGGCAGTGCGACCCCCGAGCGCACCGACCGCCTCTTCCCCGGGGACGTCGAGCAGTTCACCGTCCCGGGCGGCGGGGCGGCCTTCGCCCACGGCGCGGCCGGGGTGCTGTGGGCCCTGGCCGAGACCGGGGTCGACGTCCCCGACGCCCACGTCCGCTGGCTGGAGGGCGCCGCGCACGCCCCGGCCGAACCGCGCCTCGGCTTCTACGACGGGCTCACGGGCATCGCCTTCGCCCTGCACCGGCTCGGCCGCACCGACCGGGCCCGCGACCTCCTCGAACGCGTGCTCACCTCCGGGCTGGACCACCTCGACCACAGCCTGTCCGCCGGACGCGCCGGCGTCGGCCTGGCCCTGCTGCACTTCGCCCGGTGCACCGGCGAACAGGAGCTGCTCGTCCGCGCCCGGGACCTCGGTGACCGGCTGGCCGGCGGCGTCACCGGGGCCTCCCGGCCCGGACTGCTGCACGGGCGTTCCGGCGTGGCGCTCTTCCTGCTGCGGCTCGCCGAGGAGACCGGTGACGACTCCCTGCTGACGGCCGCCGCCGAGGCGCTCCACCAGGACTTCGCCGACCTCGGCCTCACCGGACCCGAACCCGAAACCGGAATCGAGTCCGGATCCGCGGCACGGCGGGTGCCGTATCTGGGCGCCGGCGGTGCCGGAGCGGCCCTGGTCGCCGACCGGCTGCTGCCGCGGCTGCCCGACCCCGACCCCCGGCTCACCCGCGCCCTGGACCGCAGCCGCACCGCCCTGACCACGGAGTTCCATCCCCGGGTCGGCCTGTTCACCGGTCGTGCCGGCATCGTCCTGGCGCTACAGCGGCTGCAGCGCGGCACCCCGGAGGACACCGAGGCCCTGCGCCGCCACCTCGCGGCCTTCGACTGGCACGCCGTCCACACCGGGCAACACACCGAGTTCCTGGGTGAGCTCGCCCTGCGCCGCTCCAACGACCTCGGCACCGGATCCGCCGGGGTGCTCCTCGCCCTCGGCGCCGCGCTGGGCAGCGGCGGCACCACCCTGCCGTTCCTGGAGAGCCCCCGGTGA
- a CDS encoding anti-sigma factor, whose translation MTPHHDGDHVDVGAYVLGVLDPADRDRFEAHLAGCPRCAADVAELGSLEPLLAELAEVGGPAEQPSGQLLDRLVGEVSATRRRSRVRRLALVAVAAVLVVGGPAATWALTDTAARQPAVAVQQFSATDPATGVSATVGVSPRKWGSEISLALSNVPGPKSCDLVAVSTRGERQTVTTWSVPPTGYGADAALRTTGGAGLMPGDIDHFEIRTLDDTQLLVTVPARA comes from the coding sequence ATGACGCCGCATCACGACGGCGACCACGTCGACGTCGGCGCGTACGTCCTCGGCGTCCTCGATCCGGCGGACCGCGACCGCTTCGAGGCGCACCTCGCCGGATGCCCGCGCTGCGCCGCGGATGTCGCCGAACTCGGCTCCCTGGAACCCCTGTTGGCCGAACTCGCCGAGGTAGGCGGGCCCGCCGAGCAGCCGAGCGGGCAGCTGCTCGACCGGCTGGTCGGCGAGGTGTCCGCCACCCGGCGCCGGTCCCGGGTGCGGCGGCTGGCGCTGGTCGCGGTCGCGGCCGTGCTGGTGGTCGGCGGGCCGGCGGCCACCTGGGCGCTGACCGACACCGCGGCACGGCAACCGGCCGTCGCCGTCCAGCAGTTCAGCGCGACCGACCCGGCGACCGGGGTCTCGGCCACGGTCGGGGTGAGCCCGCGCAAGTGGGGGAGCGAGATCAGCCTGGCGCTCTCCAACGTCCCGGGGCCGAAGAGCTGCGACCTGGTCGCCGTCTCCACCCGGGGCGAGCGCCAGACCGTCACCACCTGGTCCGTCCCGCCGACCGGGTACGGCGCCGACGCCGCGCTGCGCACCACCGGCGGCGCGGGCCTGATGCCCGGCGACATCGACCACTTCGAGATCCGCACCCTGGACGACACCCAGCTCCTGGTCACCGTCCCGGCCCGGGCCTGA
- a CDS encoding sigma-70 family RNA polymerase sigma factor: MTEHPRASGRFGGNRPPSGPTSGPGPDEELMRALYRDHAGPLFGFVLRLVAGDRQRAEDVVQETLVRAWRNIDRLEGDGSNLRPWLVTVARRIVIDGHRSSLARPREVDSGPLELLPAEDELEKALRLMTISDALDDLTEAHREVIVATYLKGRTVNEAAAELGIPAGTVRSRIFYALRALKIALEERGVTS, encoded by the coding sequence GTGACCGAGCATCCCCGCGCATCCGGACGGTTCGGCGGCAACCGTCCGCCGTCCGGGCCGACCTCCGGCCCCGGACCGGACGAGGAGCTGATGCGCGCGCTCTACCGGGACCACGCGGGGCCGTTGTTCGGCTTCGTCCTGCGGCTGGTGGCGGGCGACCGCCAGCGGGCGGAGGACGTGGTCCAGGAGACGCTGGTCCGCGCCTGGCGCAACATCGACCGGCTGGAGGGCGACGGGTCCAACCTGCGTCCCTGGCTGGTGACGGTGGCCCGGCGGATCGTGATCGACGGCCACCGCAGCAGCCTCGCCCGCCCGCGCGAGGTCGACTCCGGGCCGCTGGAGCTGCTGCCGGCCGAGGACGAACTCGAAAAGGCGCTGCGGTTGATGACGATCTCCGACGCACTCGACGACCTGACCGAAGCCCATCGCGAGGTCATCGTCGCCACTTACCTGAAAGGCCGTACGGTCAACGAGGCCGCGGCCGAACTCGGCATTCCCGCCGGCACGGTGCGGTCCAGGATCTTCTACGCCCTGCGGGCGCTGAAGATCGCCCTGGAGGAACGAGGAGTGACATCATGA
- the trxA gene encoding thioredoxin yields MGTVELTADNFEEVVQGVENKEFVLIDFWAGWCGPCRQFAPVYERAAEKHADITFAKVDTEAQPELSAAFDIRSIPTLAIIREGVLVFAQAGALPEPALEDLIRQARGLDMAEVHAGVAAQREEAEKTRAAAGEAEAG; encoded by the coding sequence ATGGGCACGGTCGAGTTGACCGCGGACAACTTCGAGGAAGTCGTCCAGGGGGTGGAGAACAAGGAGTTCGTCCTCATCGACTTCTGGGCCGGCTGGTGCGGGCCGTGCCGGCAGTTCGCGCCGGTGTACGAGCGGGCGGCCGAGAAGCACGCGGACATCACCTTCGCGAAGGTGGACACCGAGGCGCAGCCCGAGCTGTCGGCGGCGTTCGACATCCGGTCGATCCCGACGCTGGCGATCATCCGGGAGGGGGTGCTGGTGTTCGCGCAGGCGGGGGCGCTGCCGGAGCCTGCCCTGGAGGACCTGATCCGCCAGGCACGGGGGCTGGACATGGCGGAGGTGCACGCCGGGGTGGCGGCGCAGCGGGAAGAGGCGGAGAAGACCCGGGCGGCGGCGGGGGAGGCCGAGGCCGGCTGA
- a CDS encoding TetR/AcrR family transcriptional regulator C-terminal domain-containing protein, producing MGRPSRPLLSREIIARAALQTVDEDGPGGLTMRALADRLGVKAASLYNHVAGKDELLDALAELVNEEIDLTPLDHEDWRTGLTAYARGYRAVFLRHPNTIALLARRRVEAGRQLLTYDTLLAALTRAGLTPADAAEAAAALDYLVLGSALETFSAGFTRDAAHYRPQYPALATALEASTTRGPDLDDRGFELALRLLLNGLRPAA from the coding sequence GTGGGGCGACCGAGCAGACCACTGCTGAGCAGGGAGATCATCGCCCGCGCGGCCCTGCAGACGGTGGACGAGGACGGGCCCGGCGGCCTCACCATGCGCGCCCTCGCCGACCGCCTCGGCGTGAAGGCCGCCTCCCTCTACAACCACGTCGCCGGCAAGGACGAACTCCTCGACGCCCTCGCCGAACTCGTCAACGAGGAGATCGACCTCACCCCCCTCGACCACGAGGACTGGCGCACCGGCCTCACCGCGTACGCCCGCGGCTACCGCGCCGTCTTCCTGCGGCACCCCAACACCATCGCGCTGCTCGCCCGCCGCCGCGTCGAGGCCGGCCGCCAGCTGCTCACCTACGACACCCTGCTCGCCGCCCTCACCCGCGCCGGCCTCACCCCCGCCGACGCCGCCGAGGCCGCCGCCGCCCTCGACTACCTCGTCCTCGGCTCGGCCCTGGAGACCTTCTCCGCCGGCTTCACCCGCGACGCCGCCCACTACCGCCCGCAGTACCCCGCCCTCGCCACCGCCCTCGAAGCCTCCACCACCCGCGGCCCCGACCTCGACGACCGCGGCTTCGAGCTCGCCCTCCGCCTCCTCCTCAACGGCCTGCGACCGGCCGCCTGA
- a CDS encoding APC family permease, translating to MTDDLPGPHSPADSERLAALGYRQELRRSLGVLGNISMGFAVVSPVVGLYAVAQVGLSVDGGAWVWALPVCLLGQLLVVCVYSELASQWPLAGGAYQWSRRLAGPSFAWMTGWMWQFAVMFANTTVAYLAAPWFFALFGAVPTPPQLVLTAAGFTLVCALVNAYGITLLRLFVSLGIAAEAIASVVVGLALLLFFREHGLALLTDDLGAPAVTGSTGVAAFLAVVAVGGWAFIGFDACVSTAEETKDAARQVPRAMRWALLSVGLVVVLNAVAVVLAHPDPAAVVAGADLDPVTTAVTTGFGDWSAKPFVVVVLVSFTACLMASQGGAARGLYSLARDGVFPFAGQVRRVNRHRAPIGGLVAATLISSAALPLGLESTAIGSLITFGSAATFLPFFLLTVAALVARLRGTWRPAGAVSFGRWGTPLNLLAAVWTGLEVVNICWPRAVLAPPGAPWYQVWAALLGTGAVTLAGLGYLLVRRPQRLMADLGGGVHDSGLDGHGSAGRAEAAPAVR from the coding sequence ATGACCGACGACCTTCCTGGACCGCACTCCCCCGCCGACAGCGAGCGATTGGCCGCCCTCGGCTACCGGCAGGAGCTGCGCCGGAGTCTCGGGGTGCTGGGCAACATCTCGATGGGCTTCGCCGTGGTCTCGCCGGTGGTCGGCCTGTACGCCGTCGCCCAGGTGGGCCTGTCGGTGGACGGCGGCGCCTGGGTGTGGGCGCTGCCGGTCTGCCTGCTCGGCCAGCTGCTGGTGGTGTGCGTGTACTCGGAGCTGGCCTCGCAGTGGCCGCTGGCGGGCGGGGCGTACCAGTGGAGCCGGCGGCTGGCCGGGCCGTCGTTCGCGTGGATGACGGGCTGGATGTGGCAGTTCGCGGTGATGTTCGCCAACACCACGGTGGCGTACCTGGCGGCGCCGTGGTTCTTCGCCCTGTTCGGGGCCGTCCCCACCCCGCCGCAGCTGGTGCTGACGGCGGCTGGGTTCACCCTGGTCTGCGCGCTGGTGAACGCGTACGGGATCACCCTGCTGCGGCTGTTCGTGTCGCTGGGCATCGCGGCGGAGGCGATCGCCTCGGTGGTGGTGGGACTGGCGCTGCTGCTGTTCTTCCGCGAGCACGGCCTCGCGCTGCTGACCGACGACCTGGGCGCGCCGGCCGTGACCGGGAGCACCGGTGTGGCGGCCTTCCTCGCGGTGGTGGCGGTCGGCGGCTGGGCGTTCATCGGCTTCGACGCCTGCGTCTCCACCGCCGAGGAGACCAAGGACGCCGCCCGGCAGGTGCCGCGGGCCATGCGCTGGGCGCTGCTGAGCGTCGGCCTGGTGGTCGTCCTCAACGCGGTGGCCGTGGTGCTCGCCCACCCCGACCCGGCCGCGGTGGTGGCCGGCGCGGACCTGGACCCGGTGACCACGGCGGTCACCACCGGTTTCGGCGACTGGTCGGCCAAGCCGTTCGTGGTGGTGGTGCTGGTGAGCTTCACCGCCTGCCTGATGGCCTCGCAGGGCGGCGCCGCCCGCGGCCTGTACTCGCTGGCGCGGGACGGCGTGTTCCCGTTCGCCGGGCAGGTCCGCCGGGTCAACCGGCACCGGGCGCCGATCGGCGGCCTGGTCGCCGCCACCCTGATCAGCAGCGCGGCGCTGCCGCTGGGTCTGGAGTCCACGGCGATCGGCAGCCTGATCACCTTCGGCAGCGCGGCCACCTTCCTGCCGTTCTTCCTGCTCACCGTGGCCGCCCTGGTCGCCCGGCTGCGTGGGACGTGGCGGCCGGCCGGCGCGGTCTCCTTCGGGCGCTGGGGCACCCCGCTCAACCTGCTCGCGGCGGTGTGGACGGGCCTGGAGGTGGTCAACATCTGCTGGCCGCGCGCGGTGCTGGCCCCGCCCGGGGCGCCCTGGTACCAGGTCTGGGCCGCGCTGCTCGGCACCGGCGCGGTCACCCTCGCCGGCCTCGGGTACCTGCTGGTGCGCCGTCCGCAGCGGCTGATGGCCGACCTCGGCGGCGGCGTCCACGACAGCGGCCTCGACGGCCACGGCTCTGCCGGCCGGGCCGAGGCGGCCCCCGCCGTGCGGTGA